A window of Microbispora hainanensis genomic DNA:
GAGGTCCGCGCGGGCTGTGGTCAGGGTGTCGAGCACCTTGTGGCGCCGGTTCTGGAGTTCCTGCCAGCCGTCGTCGGTGGCGATGGCGGTTAGGCGGGGGCTCATGAGGCCGCGCGGTGTGCCGCCGAGGGTGATCGTCTCCTTCACCCAGTCGCACTTGGAAGCGTGAGCTTGGACGATACGCCCGGCGGCATCTGGGTCGATGTTCAGGTGAGGGCGCGGGCTCATGCCTGTGGTCCAGGAGATGCGCAGGTCAGTGTGGCCGGCGTCGGAGCAGATTGCGGCCAGGCCGTACAGGGCCAGGTGGGTGATGAGGCGGCGGGGGTCGCCGCCGAGAGTGATGCCGCTCATGATCCCTCGCTGGACACTTGGCCATCGGCGGCCCGTAGTAGCGCCTCCAGGTAGGCGCAGCCCCACACGCCAAAGGTCGAATGGGTTCGCTCGATCAGGTGGTCCCACTCGCCCTCGTCATAGAGGAGCCGGGCCAGTTCCCGATAGGTGTCGTCCCCGGTCAGTTCCGTGGCGGTGTGGGGGAAACCGTGGCGTCCCTGGCCATGGCTTGTGCCCACGAGACGGGCAACGAGGTCGCGGTCGCCGGTGGGGAGATGCGCGAGGGCACTCCAGCAGGCGAGTACGGACAGTTGCTCATGCCGCCACCCTGCCGGCAGGCCTGATTGAGCTCGCGCCTGGGTGATCTGCCGCAATGTGCTCATATCGCTTTTGGCCAGGGGCTGCTCGCTCGTCCGCTGGGGGTCCAGGCTGAACTGGAACCGTGGATCGGCTTTCCCGTCGTCGTGGTGGAGCCCGGCGAGTTCCAGCAAGGTGCTCAGGGATTCCAGGCCGAGCTGGTCGCTGGTGATCCGGGCCCGTTCGGCGACGGCGGCGGCATGGGCTTGTAAGGGGACGCGCTGTCGGGGTGTCCACTGCTGACGGGCGGTTTCGTCGTGCACCATCCGTCGGTTGTCTGTGATGAGGAGGGTGGCAGGTGGCTCGCCGAGCAGGTGTACCTCGAAATCCTTGAGCCTGGCCTTCCTGAGGACTTGGATTGCGGCCCGTACTTTGTCCGCCACGGGTTCGGCCAGCACCGGGGTGAGCTTGTCCAGTGCGTCGGCCAGGTCGGTCCGTGCCCGACGACTGTCGAGGCCGTCGGTGCTCATGAGGGTAGTCGCGACGGTGAGGACATGGGCGATTGCCGTCCTGGTCTCGTCGTCATTGCATGTGGCGGGGTCAAGGAAGGGACCGTGGCCAAGCCGGAAGACGAACTGACCGGTCTCCGGATCGGCGGGGCCTTCCAGCACATCCGCCGCCGCGCAGGAACCGGTCTGGTCCACCACCGGCATGCCGTCGATGACGGTGAAGATGGAAGAGCTCGCGTCCACCACGACGATGTCGCCGGGACGCAGATCTCCCGTGGAGTAGATCGACACCTCGTCGTCCCGGACGAGGAAGACGGGCGTGGAGATGTCGTCGATCCTCTTTCGGCACGTGTTGATCCTTACCGGGATCGCCTCGTAGTCGAACGGTGGGAGTGCTCGGAGCAGTTCGATGGCCGCGACCGGGTCGGTGGGCAGACCCTGTCGTACGACGACTCCCACGTCGAGGTCTTCAGCGAGGTTGTCGGACAGCCAAAGGTCCAGATCGGCGGTGGCGAACAGTTGGTCACTGGTGCGCGCCCACATCCAGGCGTCGCCCAGCTCGGCACGCTGCAACAGCGTACGGTGTCGGCGCTGGCTGGGTGGGGGATCCTCCCGCAGCGCCCACGGGGCCAGCCCTCGTGGGTCGGCCTGACGTCCGTGCAGCCACGTGAGCGCGGCATTGACGTCTTCGGGTTGGTACGGCGCGGTGTTGGCCTTGTCGCCGACGTCTTTTTCGGGCACCACCATGACGATGCGGGTGTCGGCGCGCTTGCCCCGCCGGTTGACTCGGCCAGCGCGTTGCGCGATCGCAGAACCGGAGGCCGGTTCGATCAGGGCGGCGGCCCAGTCGAGGTCGACGCCAACCTCCAGACTCTGCGTGGAGATCAGGAAATCGACCGCCGGGTTACCATCTGCGCTCAGCAAGCCCGGATTGGTGTCCCGCAGCCGGTCCAGGTCGTACGGGCGCAGTCGGCCGCACACCAGGCGCGTGACGCCACGCTTACCGAGCAGCGCGGCGAGATCCGTCGCGGTCGCCACGTTGTTCACGAAACAGCCGATGGTGGGGCCGTAGGTGTCGCGCAACCTCGTCGCGCATTCCACCATCGATGCCAGTGCGGCGGTTCGCGGGGTGCCTTTGGCCGGGATGGGCCAGGTCGGCAGCTTTAGGAACTCGACGGGCTTGGGGGTGCGTAGCCGCTCCTCCAGGGTTGGGCTCTCGGTGAGGTCGGCCTCGTCCACGTCGACCATGACCATGGCGCCGGGCTCATCCGGGGTCGCGGTCGCCTCCACAACTTGCAGCACGGGCACGGGCAACGGCCGATCGCTGATCGCGGCGAGCTCCGCCACCCGCCGGGCCGTTCGGATCAGTTGCCGAGACAGGTGCGCCTCGTCCACGACCACCGCCGAATCGAAGGCGAGCAGCCCCGCCTCCCGAGGCCGGGAGGAGGAGCTGGAGCCGTACCCACTGAAGAGGAGTCGGCTGCCCCACATGTCGGGTGTCGCACAGATGATCTGGCAGGCGGTCGCGTCGTCGCGCCAGGCGCGCGGCGCCGGCATCCCACCGCGCAGCCTGGTGACCATAAGGGGGGATACGGCATCCGCGGTGATGCGCAGTGACCGCAGGAGGTGGGCGACCTCGGCCAGGATCTCGCTGGACGGATTGCCGAGCTTGTCACGCACGCCGCAGGCGTGCTGGTACTGATCGTCGACCAGTACCCGCCGGTCCACGACCATCGATAGGCGGCGCGGCAGCCGGGGTGCAGCACCCGCCGCCATCAGCGCGACGCTGAACACATGAATGTCGATCACGCTGGTCTTCCCGGCGCCGGTCGGTGCCCCGATGACATCGGGCCACCTGCCGTCCTCGACGAGGCCCTCCAGGAGTCTGCGCTGCCAACCGAACGGTCGGATGCCGTCGTGAGGGATCCCATCCCCGCTGTTGACGGCGGAGAAGAAGTCATCGAAGTCGCTGATGGACAGAGTCATCGGGTTACCTCTTCGGCGGGGACGTCCTCGGGCACGAACAGCCCGTTGCCCAGATGCCGGGCCTGGCCGATGGCGAGCAGCCCCCGGGAGGGGGCCAGGTCAGCGAGGTCGATGATCGCCCGATAGGGGCGCAGCGGCAGCCCGGATGGGATCTTATGGACGAACCGGCTCAAGTCGCCATCCCGGACCGGCTCGGCATTTGCCACGGTGAGCCCGCCTCGCCCCACGGCTTCGGCGACCTCTCGGTACCACGCACTGCCCTTGCCCGCGGGGATGCCCAGCTGGTCCCGCAGCACCAGGCCCACCGACAGCCGGATGGCGTCGGTCAGTGTCCAGTTCCTGCCCTGGCCATGCGTCTCCGGCACAGCGGCCGGGACAGTGCGCCACAACCGGACAAGCCCGTCGCGTGGCGCGTCCCAGAACTGGTCCGCGCGCTGTTCCGGGCGTGCGGTCAAGGTCAGACGCCGGCCGGGGCGGATCTCGGTGAGCGCTGCCCATGCGTCCTTGATGACCTGGTAGTCCCCACCGTCGATGTCGGATGGCAGCATCAGGGCGAACACGGATTGTGAGATCCACCCGCAGGCGGATGCCTCCCGCTCGGTGAGGATCTGGATTGCGCACCGGTTGGCCGGACGTTCGACCCCGGGCGCGTACACCCCGGTCAGCACGGGGGGAGCGCCGTACCCGATCATCTTGATCAGGGCCTTATGCATAGTGACCGCCCAGCGCACCCGATCAGCGTCGCTGGTCAGCGGCATGTCGACGTCCGCGAGCAGTACCTGGCCCCACGGGCCGCTGGGAGGCGCCGGCTGGCGGGAAGCGTACCTGGCCGGAGCGATGGCTTTCGTGACCCGCGTCGGCCTCACATGGGTCTCATTGCTGACCAGCCGGTCCTTTGTGGCGGCAGGAGCCTTGGCATTGTCGGTCCGATAGGCGGCCAGGAGGGCCTCTGCACGACCTTGCTCCGGAACGTCCAGGTCCAGATCACCTCTGGCGTTGTCCCACCAGTCCGCATCCGGGACCAGGTCATGAGTGGGCTCGGCCGTACCGACACGCATCCGCACAGGCGTCTCTGCCATGCCCAGGTGTGACACGTCCGCGCACAGGGCCTCGATCGGCTCGCGGAGCGAGGCAGGGGGGCCGACCTGCCATGTCCATGCGTAACTTCCGTTCACCGCGACTGACCCCAGCGGTTGCGGTGTTCGGGAGAAGACCCGCCCATGCCGGCGCGTCTCCAAAAGGCGAATCCGGTAGGCCAGCCCATCGGGCTGGTTCACCGACAGCGGGGGCACACGAACTCCGTCCGGCGGATGAGTCTCCAGCCACCGAAGCGCGGCCATATCCGCCTCGCAGGGACGCAGCAGCTCGCCGTCCTGCTCGGCCCGCGGTCCGCTCGCCGCCGCGCACAACAGCGCCGCCGCCAGCCGAGCCGGCGAGGGAACCGAATCGATCTCACCGTCACCCGTGTGACCGTGGTAGGTGCCGAGCGGAAGCTCGGCGATGATGGCGTACGGCACAGCCGATCACTCCCCGTCGGCCGCGTCACCAGCCACGGCGCCCGCGACGATCGCGGGGTTTCCGTCGACCTCCAGCACCGGACCGTTCCATTGAACGCCAGCTACCTGCTCGGCGTGCGCCAACGCCTCCGCCAGCAGGGCGTCTGCCTCCTTGATGCCGAGCGGTTCGAGACTGATCGTCTGGCCGCCGCGCTGATCCATGGTCACCCTGGTGGCATCGGCCTCGAGCAGGTCGCAGTTGGCCCGCAGATACAGCTCCGCGTCCGAACGGGCCAGCCCGTTGAGCGCCAACGCCGCCAGCAGCGCTCTGCACGCCTGATCGCCCTCCGCGCCGGCGCCGAATCGCATCTGGCGCAGCGTGGCGAACGACAGCACGTGGCTTCGGATGATCCGCTCGCATGCGACACCGGCCAGTTGGTTGAGCGTGGGCGGAATTCCGCCCAATCCGAGAGGCGACGCCGAGATCAAGGTCTTGTCCTTGGTCGCTTTGTCGGCCTCCTTGAGGAGCTTGTCCGCCGTCTTCGGGCTCAGTTCGCCGTTCTGGCGCTCCACGATCTCCCGCAGATCCTTGCCCGTCAGCAGCATCTGCATTCCGACTCCGTCGACGCGTGCGCCGCCACGCAGTGACGGCTCTCGCTCGCGGCAGAATCCGATGATCTCTCCGACCAGGGCGCTGCGCCAGCGGCCCTGCCGCGCCCTTCTGCTCGAATCCCAGCCCCCGTATACGAGTGTGATGGGACTGGCATCCAGCAACGCCCGAGCGTTCGCTGGCGAGGCGTCGCGGATCGCACGGTATTCCGGCAGGTCAGTAACCGGAACGCCGGCCTTTGTCGCAGCGCGGATGTGGCCGTCATAAGCCCTGTGCGGAAGAGTGAGATCCGAGTACCTCTCGACCCGCCCATCGATCTCGTACGTGACGACGATTCGCGGCATCCGTGCCAAGACGGGGTTCCCGTCCTCAATGGCCAGCGCCAGCCCCGCCTCCGCCCGATTGAGTTGGCTCTGCTTCGAATCAATGATCACCGCGGTTCGCAACTCCCCGCCGAAGTACCGCCGCTCGTAGGCGTAGACGCTCTCCTTGCCGCGAGGGGCCGCGAACTTGGCCGGAGCCACCGCCTGGTGACTCCCTCCCGCAGGGGCGAGTTCGGTCGTGGACGTGAGACAGCTACCGCCTCCCGGGGCGGTCGCGCGTAACAGCGTGTCCAACGTGATCGAAGACAACCTCAGCTCCTTGACTTGAACGGAAATGTCGCACCCGGCTGCTATCACCGGAGGCGGGAGATGAAGGCCCGCGAAGCGGGCGACGAACCATCCCGGGCTAAATCACGCAGAGACGAGAGGCCTAGATGAAGGCGGGACGGGGTTGAACTTACTGGTTACCACGGAGAGATGAGAGGTATTTCGAAAAATCTCCTACCGCTGCGCGTCAGACCATGCGCTGAACGAGCCCGCTGATCAAGCGAAGCCAAATCAAGGATGTGCTGGCCCGGCGATCGAGCACCCGATGACCCATATCCCGACTAGGAACGTCGTCGCGTCGTATGCGGCGACCATCACTTGCCGGAGGGCGTCGGACTGGCCGTGGGTGATGCGGATCAAGATCAGCATGCCGATCGTGCACAACAACGGTCACGCCACCTATTCGGCGAGTCAGGCCGTCAGCGGGATCTTCGCCGACCCCACCCGTCGGCTCAGCGCCGGACAGCGCCACAGAATGCGTTCCTGCCGATGACCGACTAACAGATCACTGCGGTCAAGCACGTCGCGGTGACGCCCGGGCAGCGGCCGGTCATCGCTCTGGCCGTCGTCCTTTGCATCTGGCGATTGCCTTCAACCTCAGCTCGGCGACCGCGATCGCCCACGCCGGCATCGCCCGGCACCTGCTCGAGCGACCCATCGAACCGCCACCGCCTCAGCCGAGGCGCCCGCCGCCTCCCACACTGGCACCCGATGCCGACCGCCGTCCCCGGCGTGAGTCGCACCCCGAATGTCGGTTCCGGTTGAAGACTGACCCTGTGGTTCCGGCGGAATCGTGACCCACCCCCGACGCTGGTGAGGTGTTGAAGGTGGAGGACTGGGCGGAGATCCGCCGGTTGCATCGGGCTGAGGGACTGGCGATCCGAGCGATCGCCCGCAGGCTCGGGATCGCTCGGAACACGGTGCGCAAGGCACTGGCCTCGCATGAACCGCCCCGGTATGTGCGATCCGGGAAAGGATCGATCGTCGACGCGGTCGAGCCGCGGATCCGGGCGCTGCTGGCGGAGTTCCCGGACATGCCGACCTCGGTCGTCATGGAACGGGTCGGCTGGAGCAGGGGTAAGACGGTGTTCTTCGAGCGGGTGCAGCAGCTGCGACCGCTGTATCGGCCGGTCGATCCGGCCTCCCGCACCGAGTACCAGGCCGGCGAGCTGGCCCAATGCGATCTGTGGTTCCCGCCGGTCGATGTCCCTTTGGGGTTCGGGCAGAGGGGCCGTCCGCCGGTGCTGGTCATGGTCAGCGGCTACTCACGGATCATCAGCGCGGTCATGCTGCCCTCGCGCAGAGCGCCGGACCTGCTGGCCGGACACTGGAGACTGCTCAGCGAGTGGGGCCGGGTGCCGAGGGCCCTGGTGTGGGACAACGAGGCCGCGATCGGCCAGTGGCGGGCCGGGAAACCGCAGCTGAGCGAGGCGATGACCGCCTTCCGCGGAACGCTGGGTATCAAGGTCATCCAATGCCGTCCGGCCGACCCGGAGGCCAAGGGCCTGGTCGAACGCGCCAACGGCTATCTGGAGACCTCATTCCTGCCCGGCCGGTCGTTCGTCGGCCCGGCCGACTTCACCGCCCAGCTGAGCGATTGGCTGGTGCGGGCCGGTACCCGTCATCACCGGCGGCTCGGTTGCCGGCCGATCGACCGGTGGGAGGCCGACCGGGCGGCGATGCTGCCCCTGCCGCCGGTCGCGCCGACGGTGGGATGGCAACTGAGCACCCGCTTGCCCCGCGACCACTACGTGCGGCTGGACTCCAACGACTATTCGGTGCACCCGTCGGTGATCGGCCGGCGAGTCCACGTGACCGCTGACCTGGACCAAGTCGTGGTCACCTGTGACGGCGCCGCGGTGGCCCGCCATGACCGCTGCTGGGCCGACCATCAGACCATCACCGACCCTGCCCACCAGGCTGCAGCGGCGCAACTGCGTCAGGCGCGGCACCTGGCTGCGCTGCGCCCGCTGCAGACCGCGGTGGAGCAGCGGCCGTTGTCGGACTACGACCGGCTGCTCGGCCTGACCGATGAGGAGATCGCCGGATGAGCGCCCCGACCGGCAGCAAAAGCACCGGCAGGAACGTGGCCAGTGAGATCGCCTATCTCACCCGGGCGCTAAAGGCTCCCTCCCTGGCCGCAGCGGTCGAACGGCTGGCCGAACGCGCCCGCTCCGAACAGTGGAGTCATGAGGAGTTCCTGGCCGCATGCCTGCAGCGGGAAGTCGCCGCCCGCGAAGCCCACGGCGGTGAAGGCCGCATCCGCACCGCCCGCTTCTCCGCCCGCAAGTCGATCGAGGAGTTCGACTTCGATCACCAGCGGTCCCTCAAACGCGAGGTCATCACCCACCTGGGCACGCTGGACTTCATCACCGCCAAGGAGAACGTGGTGTTCCTCGGCCCGCCCGGCACCGGCAAGACCCACCTGTCCATCGGGCTGGGGATACGGGCCTGCCAGGCCGGGCACCGCGTCGCCTTCGCCACCGCCGCCGAGTGGGTGGCGCGTCTGGCCGAGGCCCACCAGGCCGGACGGCTCCAGGGCGAGCTCGTCAAGCTCGGCCGCATCCCGCTGCTGATCGTCGATGAGGTGGGTTACATCCCCTTCGAGGCCGAGGCGGCCAATCTGTTCTTCCAGCTGGTCAGCAGTCGCTACGAGCGGGCGAGCCTGATCGTGACCAGCAACAAGCCGTTCGGCCGCTGGGGCGAAGTCTTCGGCGACGACGTCGTGGCCGCAGCCATGATCGACCGCCTGGTCCATCATGCCGAGGTCGTCTCGCTGAAAGGCGACAGCTACCGGCTCAAGGACCGAGACCTCGGCCGTGTCCCCGCAGCCAAGACCGACAACTAAAGATCAAAACTTCGGGTGGTTCAAAGTTCACCCGGAACAGCCGGGTCACGATCGAGCCGGAATTGACACCCGAACCCGACGCCATTGCGACCCTGGAACGCCGAACAGCCGTGGGTTCCTGCTGAAGAACCTTCAGTCACCGTGAACCCGCCGCACTCGAAGCAGCAAGATATGCATAAACCATGCTTACGACTCCCGGGGCGGCGGGAGTCCTACGACCGGGCGCGGTCGTGCAACGAGTGCGGGAGCAACGGCGTGTGCGCGGCGAAACCCGAGCCACATCAGAGGCTCTACGGAACTCGGCGCGGTTCAAAGACCCCGGACACACATGGTCGACGGAGACGAGGACAAGTGGTGCCAGGCGCGAGCCGCAAGCGCATTCGGCCGTTGGCCGGGGCGGTGGTCTTGGTGACCCTCGCCTTGGCCGCGTGCCAGCCTTACCGGGACGAGATCTTCAACATCGTCAACGAAACTGGCGAGAACGTCGTGGTCACCTGGAACAGAGGCGACCTGTACGCCAACCTTCCTCCCGGCGGATCCATCGAGAAGATTCCGCCGCCAAACCGCTGCCGGGTCACTCCCCTGCCCGACGACCGGTTCACGGCGACGACGGAGACCGGAAAGCGCTACACCTACGGGCGGCCCATGTGCCCCGGAGAGACGTGGCACATCCGCAAGCCTCTTTCATCCTGAAATCGCAGCTCATAGCCGGTGAGGCCAGCGATCATCGGGGCCCTGGCCGCGCCGACCGTAAGCAGTCCAGCACCTCTTGCGATTCTAGAGTCGTGACCGATCTCGAGCCTGTGGATCTGGAGTTGCTCGCCGGGACCGCCGCAAGGATTGATCCGCTCATGCAGGGCGTCCTCGTCAGTGGGGATGTGAAGCAGATACGCGGCTTCGTCCTCGAAGCAGCGTGGAACTGTATGGAGCGGCCGTACTTCGAGCACCTGCGGGGGGTAGGCGGGCTCTACCGTGCCTGGATGGAAATTGAACCACTCCGACTTTCGTGGAGGCCCTGAAGCCAGCATCATCTGCTGGCGGAAGGGAGAATCACGTCACGATGCCAGCCCCGAGGAAGTATCCCCAAGAGCTTCGCGAGCGCGCGGTCCGGATGGTGTTTGAGGTTCGCCGGCAGACCGGCGGTGCCCCCGGCGCGATCGCCCGGGTGGCCGATCAGCTCGGTGTTCACCGCGAGGCGCTGCGCGGGTGGGTGCGCCAGGCCGAGATCGACGAGGGACAGCGTCCCGGCACCTCGACCGCTGATGCGCAGCGGATCGCCGAGCTGGAGCGTGAGGTGCGCGAGCTGCGCCGCGCCAACGAGATCCTCAAGGCCGCGGCCGCTTTTTCGCGGCCGAACTCGACCCACGGCCGCCCAGGTAGTCGCCTTCATCGACGCTCACCGCGGCGCTTTCGGCGTCGAGCCGATCTGCCAAGTGTTGCAGGTGGCGACGTCGACGTACTACGCGGCCAAGTCCCGCCCGCCCTCCGCGAGGGCGGTGCGGGACGCCCAGCTCATGGCCGAGATCACCACGGTGTGGAACGAGAACTTCGAGGTGTATGGCGTGCGCAAGATGTGGAAAGAGCTCAACCGGCGCGGCACCCGCGTGGCCCGCTGTACCGTGGCCCGGCTGATGAAGCGCCTGGGGCTTGCCGGGGCGGTGCGCGGGGATCACAAGCGGCCCACGACAACGATCCCCGATGCTCTCATTGACCGGCCCGCCGACCTGGTCAAACGCGACTTCACCGCCCCCTCCCCCAACCGGTTGTGGGTCGCCGACCTGACCTACATCCCCACCGCGTCGGGGTTCGTGTACGCGGCGCTGGTGATCGACGCGTTCTCGCGGATGATCGTCGGCTGGCGTCTGGCCGATCATCTGCGCACCGACCTGGCGCTGGACGCCCTGGAGATGGCCATCTGGCGCCGCGGAGACGGACGGCGGCTGGAAGGGCTGGTGCACCACTCCGACCGCGGCTGCCAGTATCTGTCGATTCGCTACACCGAGCGCCTGTCGGGTGCCGGGGCGGTCTGCTCGGTCGGCTCCCGTGGGGACAGCTATGACAACGCCCTGGCCGAAAGCACCATCGGGCTGTACAAGACCGAGCTGATCCACCGGCGCGGCCCGTGGAACGGCCTGGACGACGTCGAGATCGCCACCATGGAATGGGTCGACTGGTACAACAACCGGCGCCTCCACAGCGCCTGCAACGACCTCCCACCAGCCGAATTCGAGACCCACTACCGAACCCAAACCGCCCCGGCTATCCTCACCCCAGCCAGCTAACCCGGCCTCCACGAAACTCGGCGCGGTTCAAATCGACGACATTCTCGACGGCTGGCCCGTCGACTATGGGGCGGACACCGATGACCTGGTCATGCGCGAGTTCAGACTCGCGGCGCGGGAGTGGCTGGACATGCCGCGGACTGAGACCGGGTTCCGGGACTACGTGCATCGGTGGGAGAGGCGGGTGGCGGAAGACACCTGGCCCGCACCCGGAGGAGCCCATTGGCGGCAGCGGCTGGCCTCACCTGGCGATCGCGACGACTCCCGCCAACTTTGAGATCTTCACAACCTGATGACGCTTGGCTTCGTTCGCGAGATTGGGCGCCAGATGTTCGCGACTTTCGGCGCCACGTTGCTGGCGCCGCGTGCCGAGATGTTCGTGAGAACTGGCACCACTTGCGGATCTTGCCCGCCGGTGACGTCGGCGGTAGCTCCGGAGCCCCGTTCACCTCCGTGCAATCACTCATGGACCGAGCCGGGTGCGAGTGCGCGGATCTGCCGATGAGCGCGCACCCCTGGCTTTCGGAGCGACGTCACGTGACGAGCACGGCGGTGAGCATCGAGAGATACGACTCATGGGCGAGACGCAGGCTGTCAAGGTCGGACGTCTCGAACCACGCCACAGCGTCATGCTCGTCCGGCGCGGCGTTGACGGGTGTTCCGGTCCACCTGTCGACCAACCAGATTTGCATGTCGAACGTCGCGGTCCGGATCTCATGCATCGGCGGGCTGGACGGCTCCGATGCCGTGATTGCCAACTCCTCCCGAAGCTCGCGGACAAGGCTCTCTTTCGGATCCTCCCCCTCCTCAACATGACCGCCCGGTAGGTCCCACACGTCGGGATACCAACGGCGCCCGGCGCTTCGATGACACAGCAACACCCGATCGCCGTCGCGAAGAACTGCCGTCACAATCCGGACGGGACCGGAGTCGTCAGCGGAGATCGTCATCGGCACATTCTGATCCATGGGGATCTGCCGCAGACAAGGCGCGCCCCGCCGCCGACACCCCGTCACCGTGCGTTAGCGGTGCGCTGGCAGACGACAGGCATATCCCGCCCCCACCGAGGGGTGGCGCCCAAACTTACGAACATCGAGGTCGGTGAAATTCCGCTGGTGCCGAAAATCAGCGAGATCTGATGCCAGAACTCACGAACAAAGCCAGACGCTGGTCAGCAGAGATAACAGAAGGCCGGGTTGACGCTCCCACGCCCCATCCAGGCAAGGGAGCGTCCGGTAGGCGGCGAGCGCCCAAGGCGCGACGTTCAAGATGCATGCAGTGTCGGTGACCGGCATCAACCGTAGTGTTCGCCGAAAGATCGAAGTTATCCGGGGCGCGCTTGATCTGTAGCGGCTGAGGTTCCGGCTGAGTTGCTGCGCTTCCGGTGAGATAGTCACCCGAGGTAGTCTGTCGGTGACGCCGGGAACCGCGGGTTCCTGGAAGCCGTGAGGCCAGGTGACCTGGGGCATGACCGGGAGCCTGGCCTGGCGCTTTTCAGGGTTCGGATCAGAGCACCCTCACGGGGAAGTCGATCACCCTGTCGCCGAGAATCTCCCGGTAGCGAGGGTCGCCCAGCTTCTCGGCGCGGACGGCGCCGGCCACGATGTCGGCGACCCACAGTAGGGCCTCGCCCGCGCCGGGCAGATGATCGATGCGGAAGCGGGTGCCCTTGGGCAGTGTGTAGCGGGCGTGCTGCACAGTGGTGACGTCCCTGGTGTTGAGCGTTGGCTGGCGGGCCTCCATGAACAGTTGCTCGACTCCGAACCCGTGCAGTTCGAGCACCAGTTGGTGAAGGCAGTAGGCGCGGGCGCGCTCTTGTCTGCGCTGATGGACCGGAGACCCGACCGCAACGACATGCAACCCGTCGATCTCGGCCACCGTGTAGGCCAGCTCCAACCGCTCTTTGTCATCGCGGGCGACCCAGTGCAGCTTGGCCGGGGCGTGCCGGGCCTGCGCCTGCAGCATCTGCGCACGTGCCGACTCCTGCGCGGAAGCGGGGATGATCACGGCAGCGATGATGTAGAAGCCGGCCGTGTCGTGCTCCTGAAACGACTCATCCGCCCAAGCGGTGCTCACCCTCACGCGGCATCGTCCCCCGGGGGCCTCCTCGGAATCGGGCCCGCAGCACCTCGTGGTCGGCGATGACCAGGAACCCCGCACGGTAGACCCCGATCGTCGCCCGCGGCATCTTCACGATCGGCTCCCAGCCACGGTCACTGTGCAACAGGTCCGTGCCATGCAACTCCTCCGGGACGACCCCGTACGCCTGCCCGGCGCCGGCCACGACCTCGTCCAGGGCGCGTGTCAGGGAGATCACCTGGACGTACGAGACCGGCAGCGCAACCATGGAGTAGCGGTCGCGGGTGTAGCTCTCGTCCACGTACGCCAGCAGCACGTCACACAGCGTGACAGACCCCTGACAGCCTCGGGCGGAATCCGGCGGTCACTCGGTGAACACGCCTCGGGGTGACCTGGGATGAAACGGCTACGATCACTGCGAACCGGACTGGCGGATAGTGATGTCGAGGCCGGTGCCACCGGGAAGCCGTGCTCAGCCAGTTGGCGGTTCACGTGCCGCGTCATCCGGGCCACCCGGGCGGGGTCGGCCTGCCGGGCGCGTTCGCGCAGCAGAGCCAGCGCGCGCTGGTCGGTGATGTGCTTTTCGGTGACGGCGTCGTTGAAGACCGCGGTCACGCTGGCGGCCTTGCCTGCCGCGACGAGGTGCTCGGCGTATTCGAGGATGCCGGCGTCCACGGTGATGGTGATCCGGACCTTCCTGCCTCCGCGCATGCTCGCAATCTGAACCGCGCCGAGTTTCGTGGAGGCCGGGTTAGCTGGCTGGGGTGAGGATAGCCGGGGCGGTTTGGGTTCGGTAGTGGGTCTCGAATTCGGCTGGTGGAAGGTCGTTGCAGGCGCTGTGGAGGCGCCGGTTGTTGTACCAGTCGACCC
This region includes:
- the cas3u gene encoding type I-U CRISPR-associated helicase/endonuclease Cas3, producing the protein MTLSISDFDDFFSAVNSGDGIPHDGIRPFGWQRRLLEGLVEDGRWPDVIGAPTGAGKTSVIDIHVFSVALMAAGAAPRLPRRLSMVVDRRVLVDDQYQHACGVRDKLGNPSSEILAEVAHLLRSLRITADAVSPLMVTRLRGGMPAPRAWRDDATACQIICATPDMWGSRLLFSGYGSSSSSRPREAGLLAFDSAVVVDEAHLSRQLIRTARRVAELAAISDRPLPVPVLQVVEATATPDEPGAMVMVDVDEADLTESPTLEERLRTPKPVEFLKLPTWPIPAKGTPRTAALASMVECATRLRDTYGPTIGCFVNNVATATDLAALLGKRGVTRLVCGRLRPYDLDRLRDTNPGLLSADGNPAVDFLISTQSLEVGVDLDWAAALIEPASGSAIAQRAGRVNRRGKRADTRIVMVVPEKDVGDKANTAPYQPEDVNAALTWLHGRQADPRGLAPWALREDPPPSQRRHRTLLQRAELGDAWMWARTSDQLFATADLDLWLSDNLAEDLDVGVVVRQGLPTDPVAAIELLRALPPFDYEAIPVRINTCRKRIDDISTPVFLVRDDEVSIYSTGDLRPGDIVVVDASSSIFTVIDGMPVVDQTGSCAAADVLEGPADPETGQFVFRLGHGPFLDPATCNDDETRTAIAHVLTVATTLMSTDGLDSRRARTDLADALDKLTPVLAEPVADKVRAAIQVLRKARLKDFEVHLLGEPPATLLITDNRRMVHDETARQQWTPRQRVPLQAHAAAVAERARITSDQLGLESLSTLLELAGLHHDDGKADPRFQFSLDPQRTSEQPLAKSDMSTLRQITQARAQSGLPAGWRHEQLSVLACWSALAHLPTGDRDLVARLVGTSHGQGRHGFPHTATELTGDDTYRELARLLYDEGEWDHLIERTHSTFGVWGCAYLEALLRAADGQVSSEGS
- the cas7u gene encoding type I-U CRISPR-associated RAMP protein Csb1/Cas7u — translated: MIAAGCDISVQVKELRLSSITLDTLLRATAPGGGSCLTSTTELAPAGGSHQAVAPAKFAAPRGKESVYAYERRYFGGELRTAVIIDSKQSQLNRAEAGLALAIEDGNPVLARMPRIVVTYEIDGRVERYSDLTLPHRAYDGHIRAATKAGVPVTDLPEYRAIRDASPANARALLDASPITLVYGGWDSSRRARQGRWRSALVGEIIGFCREREPSLRGGARVDGVGMQMLLTGKDLREIVERQNGELSPKTADKLLKEADKATKDKTLISASPLGLGGIPPTLNQLAGVACERIIRSHVLSFATLRQMRFGAGAEGDQACRALLAALALNGLARSDAELYLRANCDLLEADATRVTMDQRGGQTISLEPLGIKEADALLAEALAHAEQVAGVQWNGPVLEVDGNPAIVAGAVAGDAADGE
- the csb2 gene encoding type I-U CRISPR-associated protein Csb2, which codes for MPYAIIAELPLGTYHGHTGDGEIDSVPSPARLAAALLCAAASGPRAEQDGELLRPCEADMAALRWLETHPPDGVRVPPLSVNQPDGLAYRIRLLETRRHGRVFSRTPQPLGSVAVNGSYAWTWQVGPPASLREPIEALCADVSHLGMAETPVRMRVGTAEPTHDLVPDADWWDNARGDLDLDVPEQGRAEALLAAYRTDNAKAPAATKDRLVSNETHVRPTRVTKAIAPARYASRQPAPPSGPWGQVLLADVDMPLTSDADRVRWAVTMHKALIKMIGYGAPPVLTGVYAPGVERPANRCAIQILTEREASACGWISQSVFALMLPSDIDGGDYQVIKDAWAALTEIRPGRRLTLTARPEQRADQFWDAPRDGLVRLWRTVPAAVPETHGQGRNWTLTDAIRLSVGLVLRDQLGIPAGKGSAWYREVAEAVGRGGLTVANAEPVRDGDLSRFVHKIPSGLPLRPYRAIIDLADLAPSRGLLAIGQARHLGNGLFVPEDVPAEEVTR